One Indicator indicator isolate 239-I01 chromosome 30, UM_Iind_1.1, whole genome shotgun sequence genomic window, CTGCACCCCTCTCAGCAGGGCCCGAACAGCCCATCCCTGAACTCAGCTGGTCAGCTCATAGCTCTAACCGCCAAGACACAATGCCTGGATGTACCcaccctgctgcttcttcagaagATCCTCTTTCTCCTGGTTGGCAGGAGTCTCAGGGGGCTTTATCTGTGTGGCCAGCTCAGGGTCGATGTCATGGCTGTAGCTGATATAGTACATGCGGCAGCTGCAGCGAGAGATGATCCTCTGTACCTGCTGGGTCTGCTGGGCTTCCGAGGGCTGGTTCCAGTCTGGGGACACACAGGTAGACCACTGTCAGAGGGCCATGTCCCAGCACAGTGGGGACCTCATGGCACAAGGGTCAGAGCATCAGCCAGTTCCTGGAGCCATCTAGGGTAAGGCCAGATGCTCTCAGCTTCACCAGCCTTGAGGTCAAATGTGAGTAGGATGGGGGTAGGCACAGCAGCCACCTCCATGGGCCATACCTGTGGTGGTGCTGACCATGCCCCCCACTGCCTGCCcgctctccatcagctcctgcACTGAGTCCAGGCTCCGCTGCCGATGCTCTTCAATAtttttcacctggagaggcacaGCTGGTtgtccctgctctccctgccttgGCCAAGGTGCTGACAGCACTACCTGACCCCATAAAGCTCACCATCACCCATCACCCAttttcatgaggaaaaaaactctgcactttgagggtgacagaacactggaccagggtggccagagagattgtggattcTCCATCTCCAAAGAGATTCAAATCCCACCTAGACATGATCTTGGGAAACCTGCTCTAGGTaagcctgctttagcagagggggttggactagatgatctccagtggtCTCTGCCAACGCCCtccattctgtgatcacaggcccctccagcctctcacctccagccagagctgccCATGCTCCCTCTCAGTGGGGCTGCTCTCTGTTGTGGCAAAATACTGCATGCCATCCAGCAAGCAGGTCCACGATGTCTTCTGCTTCAGCGTGTCCCCATACCAGGCAGGAtggtgctggcactgcagcagctgggccTTTGCAGCAGACACGATCACACAGCCCTCTGTCTCTGCGCCACGGAGCATCATCTGCAGGGCGAGAGACTCTGGGGGTCAAATGAGCCCTTCTGAGGCTAGCATGGCCCCTCTCAACAGCAAGGCCATGAGGAGAGAAGTACAAGAGGACAGGCAGGCTGGCTGAGGGAAGGTACCTGGCAATTGACCAGCTCTATGAGGCAGTTGCGGTTGTAGATGTCGTCGGTTTGGCAGGCGGCAATGCCGCACAGCTGCTCACTAGCTCCTGATTCCTCCTCTGTGAAGACCACGAACTTGTCTGTCTCCTCAAtgagcttctgcagcatgtaggcccctggggaaggagaagaggtcAGTGTAAGCTGCAAGGGGCTGGCTGGGGATAACAGGGTGAAGGCAGGCATGGCTTTGGGCTAGcatgcacattgctggctgtgTGTTTCCCCTTAAAATCATataattgttctggttggaaaagacctttcagaccatcgagtccaacaatTAACCTTGCCAGTATtgccaggtcatcactaaaccatgtccctctgcaccacatctacatggcttttcaatccctccagggatgaggactccagcactttcctgagcagcctgtttcagggcttgacaacccttttgaagaagaaatttttcctaatgtccaacccaaacttcccctggtgcaacttgaggacgtttcctcctgtccttaggagaagagatggacgtccaccttactacaactgcCTTTCAAAGTTGTTGTGGAaagcaaggtctcccctcagcctccttttctccagactaaacaaccccatttccCTTGGCtcctcctcagaagacttgtgctctagacccttcacctgcTTTGTTGCTCTTCGGACTTGCTCCaccacctcaatgtctttctttccTAGtaagaggcccaaaactgaacccaatacCTTGAGGCATGACCTCACCAGTACCCAGTACAGGAGGGTGATCACTTCCctagtgctgctggccacactatcaGGATGCttgctcccttccctgctgtgctCACCTCCTGAGGATGCTCTCTCAGGACGGCCACTGGTGATGGGAGCAGTCACTTTGGCAGGGACAGAGTGAGCAGAGAGTGGGCCCCGTTTCAGCTTCTTAGCTTGGAGCTGTGTGTCAATCTTCAGTCCCTTCAGGGCCTCAGTGGACAGGTTGCGCTTGAGCACAGCTGCCTTCTTGTAGCCATCGTAGAGGCCAAAGGCAATGTCCCGGTTGGTGGTGGTCCAGGATGCCCGCAGGTCCACCAAGTGCAGCTGGTGCGTGTGGAAACCATCATCCCCATCCCGCAGGGGCAGCTCCTGGGTGTAGAGGGTCAGAGCTTCAGCATGACAAAGCCACCCCACCTCAGCCCCTACCCTCAGGCCTCACACAAGAGGGGCTGGGAACCCTGCCAgtccctgcaggcagagcatAGGAACCAGAGTCTGGGGGATCACCCCAGGGCCCTTCACAGGGACCTGTACCAGGGATACTGTGGCTGGAACAAGGTATCCTTTTGGTCAGATGCTTGGGAAATCAGAGACCCATCAGGTCTGTCTCCTCTCCAACCAAATCCCTTCCCCTTTGTACCCAAAGGCCAAGGTCCCCTTGCTCCAGGTGGATGCCAtcaggctggcacaggctgccatgCTCTGTGTTTGCTGTGGTACCTCCTCCGCTGTGCGGTTGCTGTGCCGCTGGTAGGTGAGGGAGGACAGGCTCAGCAGATGTGTTTTCTTCACCAGGGTGTCGAGCCGGTGGTCAGCACTCTCATCACAAGTGGAGGCCATGAGGTGGACGGTGACCTGGCTCAGGTCGCTCACCATCTGCGTGATGCTCCACTCCGAGATCAGGCGTCGCATCACCGTGCCAGCTGGGGGACAGCAACAGGGGTCAGCcgggccctgccctgcctggaaGCACTGCTGGCAGGGCCCCCACTCACCTTGTGGGATGAGCCGCTGCGTGCCGCGAGTGAAGATGTGCCCCTGACAGCACTCCACCTGGATTCCCCGCTGCTGGGCAAAGGAGGCCCAGTAATGCACCTGCGAGGGAGCAGAAAGTAAGGGCTGagagcccagagcaggcagagcagggaggtaATACCTGACCTCCACCCCCAGAACTTGCCTGCAGCCGGGGGAAGAGCGCAGTGTAAGACAACTGTTTGTAATGCTGTCCCAGCTTCTTCTTACTGGGTTTCATGTTATTGAAGAGCTTCCCACGGCAGATGGGGCGTGTCACACTGGTCCACGTGGCCCAAAAGTTCTGCATCCAGCGGAGGGTGCTGCTGTAGAGCAGGATCCTGGGCTGGGAGTGCTCTGAGAATATACCTGCCATCAGCCAGCGCCGCAGGGCAGGGACACAGCGGCACCCAATTCAGGACTGCTAAAACCTgcaagccctgccctggccccaAGGGATCCCCAGGGTGCTGTGACCCACCCTCACTGGGCCGTGTCAAATCCATCCGGATGGAGAGGTTGAGGTTCTCAGAGCGGAAGGCACGGTAGGAATCGTACTGCTGCCCTACTGGCACCTCGGGCAGGAACTCAGGGGAGCGCAGAACTACGCCATGGTGGTCATGGGGGTTGCCATGGCACAACCACTGCAGGTCCAATGTCATGCACAGGTCAGGCaggtgcaggaagcagcagtcATCATACCTGAAGACAAAAAGCAGCCCTGGTTACCCCGTGGCACTGGTGGCAGCCCCTGTGCTTCTGGGCCCACACTCACTTGGAGGCTGTCCGGACGTTGATGTCCAGGTTGCCCTTGAAGACAAACTGCCCAGGCTTCCAGTGGAAGGAGAGGTGGTTCCACTCCCAGTGCATGTTCTCTGTGGTGTTGTAGGGGTCCTGCAAGGACAAGTGTGGGGACAAACAGGTGTGAGCTGACCCCACATCACCCTCTGCTCCCTACCCTAGTGGTACCCACCTCAGTGGCCAGCTGGTGCAGGTTGGCCTGTTCAATGTCCATGTGCCAGTCCCCATGGAAAAGAAGGCGGCTCTTGTCCCACCAGGGCAATGGGGCACTGGGGTCCTCTGAGGGCTTGGTGAGGAGATCCACACACTGGCCGATCAGGGTCCAGGCTGGGTCCCAGCAGGGCCCCCACACAATGGTGTACTGGGAGATCTCAGCTAGGGACACAGAGACTGGCTCAGCCCATGTCCCatgcagccccttccccaccctgGCACCCAGATCCCCTGTCCCTCCAGCTCTTACAGTGGAAGTCATGGTAGAACTTCAAGGGTGGCATGTTCCTCTCCACTGTGGCATccccccagggcagccccagCTTCAGGACTTGACGGCGTCGGGAGCAGGCCTGCCCACACTGCTCGGCCCCGATCAGCCGGCCAGAAAGCTGCCAGTTCCGGATCTCAAAGAGGTAGCGAGGGTAGTCACGGATCCgcactgcagggcagagggagagctgAGACATGGGGCACTGAAGGGATGCTGCCCAGTCCGCCGCTCTGGGTCATGGCCTGAGCTCCTGTTTTGtcatctctgctcccttcccactgCTTTGAACCTCTGAAAGTCATTGCCGCTGCTTGGTTGCACATCACATGGTGCCAGCAGAACCCTGTCCTAAGAGCCCAGGCCACACAGCCACTGTGCCATCCTGCACGGGCACCCTCACATGAAGCAACTCACCGAAGAAGCTGCCAACTCTGCCCTTCATCATGCGGCACCACTGGGTGACCATCTCCAGACCCTCGGCAGGGAATGGGCTGACATTATCCATgtccctcatctgctccagcacacGTTCTGTGCCATGGAAGGACTCGTCGGCCATGGCCACCAGCTCCAAGTGGGCTAAGGTCCAGGTGAGGAGGGCCCTCCGCATGGGCGTATTGGCATAGAGGCGTCGTGAGCGCTGGATATAtatctcaatgttcttcttcTCCAAGGAGGCATAGAGCTCCTCGATCTTccgggcaggcagcagctcaccaTGCTGCTTACGCAGGGCGGCCACCTTGGCGTCCAGCAGCTGCAAACGCTTGGCACTCTCCTTGCTCTCATCCTTCATCAGCTCATAGTTATCTCGTAACTTGACCTCAAAAACGTCGTCCAGGAAGACCCAGGAGAAATGGGTGACTTTGAGCAGGAGGTCAGGGGGCAGCgctgtgctggcagggtgcCCGTGCCGGTGCAGGCCTTTCAGCCACTTCTGCACACCCATGGCAGCATCCAGTGTGCGGGAGAAGTCATACTGGTAAGGGAACTCGATGGTCACGCTGGCGAAGGAGAAGGCCCAGCCACGGTTGCGGAGGGTGCGGAGGGTGGGGAAGGCGCAGCGGTGCAAGATGActtcctccagctctggcagcagcttcaCCTCCACCTCCTTGAAGCtgaaaatgctgtgtccatCAAAGCCAGCGGCCAGCTCAGGGCAGTAGCCGTGCAGGGCACCACCATGCCAGCTCACAGAGGTCCGTTCGGCAGCCATGCTGATGTAGTTGGCCTCAGAGACAAAGGCCGTGAGcttggcagagctcagctccagggacagggacagaagTCTTTTCGGGGAGGACCCATCTGGCTGGAGGAATCCTGGGGTCTCAGTAGGGGTGGCTAGGTGGGGCACTGGGCTCTCTGGGGGCAGGGACGGAGGTGTCCCATGGCCAAGGGCACTCCGCAAGGCTTCATGGCACTGCAAGGTGGCCAAGGTGTGATGGTACAAGTGCATGTGGTCAGGTGGGCTCCACAGCATCACCAGCCCCTCGCCGCACTGCACctacagcagagagagagaggaggcacCAAGTCACCGGTGgatccagcacagcacagccctgttcTCCTCACCAGCACCTTTCAGTGCCATCCAGTCCACCCTCTGCCCCGTCCATCCCAGTCCCACCAGTACAGAATAAAGCAGAGACCCGAGGTCCACACCAACCTCCAGGGAGCGAATGCTGCTGTGGTAGGTGACAGAGAGCATGGACAGGTTGGCCACTGGGTTGGGGATGGCAGGAGCTTTGCAGCACGGCTGCATCTTTTCCGTAATGCTCTTCACCAAGGCCAGCACCATGCCCTGGACACTGACCGTGCAGCTCTCGGCACTACCCAGGACAGTCAGTGTGTCCAGCCGCAGCTCCAGGGCACCTAGAGGGATGGCATATCAGCACTGGAGGCATGGAAGAGGCACACCATGACATATCAGGTTCCTCTGACCACAGGGTTTCTCCAGGACAGGCATCTGGGATCACTTTTGATGTTACTTACCCACCAGAGCTGAGAGTGTGAAAAGGTTCACATCCTCCACCTTCAGATCTACCTTCCAGAGCAGCCCCCAGGGCTCGCTTGGGGCAGAGGATGGCTGCTTGGGGAGCTCAGCTCCACTGGGCCGCGGGCAAAACAGGGGCAGGACTCTGGCCAAGCACTCGGTGCAGGTGTCAGATGACTCCACTTGCAACCCCCGGATGGTGCAGTCCAGGAACAGAGTGTCCGACTGGGCACTGGACGTGCCCAAGGGCTGGTTGTAGCTGCCCTAGAGGACAAACAGTACAATTACTCCCAGGCTGCACGATGTCCCAATGTCACCTGTGTGGAGCTGCAAACAAGCATCCAAGAGCTACCCCTTGAACCCTTGGCTTGCCCCTCACCTGCAGGTTGAAGGAGTCAAGGAtgagggcttctccccacacatGCATGTTGGGGGGATGTGGGGCACGCTGGATGTGTGAGTCGTTGCCCACACGCCAGCAGAGGTGGTCCACAGCCAGCACCACGCGCTGGTGCACGCTCTGCGGCCGCAGGTGCTGGTAGTCTGTGGGTAGAGAGAAGGGGGTGAGCATGAGCAGggcttgctgctgcctgctcagctggCCCCAAACAGAGGCCACCcagacacatccaggcaggaGTCCACAGCTCCTTGCCAGACACAAACACGGGCAAACATGCAACACAATCTTCCCTATTCACATCCTGATACCTCTCCAGCAGAACCCCCAGCACCCAAGAAGCAGCCACCCTggtgccagctgccagcctgtACCTGCAGAGATGGAGTTGAAGCCCAAGGCGAAGGGTGGTGTGTCCCCCAGCTGCACTGACACATTGACATTGGACAGTGAGGCACATAGGATGATGGGTGCTATGATTTGGGGATAGCTCCTGCATGGGACAAGCAGGGACAGGCTGTTACTGGGGTGCTGAGTGccacagagcctggcagggagcaaGCCCAGAGGGATGCCCTCTCCCTTGACTGCCCACCACCCTCCATACCAGCCTCCCCATCCCACAGGCCATGCACAGAGCAAAGAAGGTGCTGTGTGCCCGGGCACCCTGCCACAGTGTGGCAGGCAAGAGGAAACAAGCTGTGATACCAGCATCTGCGCTGAGGCCAAGTTTACCTTCCCTTGTGCCCttggctggggacaggcactgcCTGGCACCTGTATTCTTGTGCCAACAGGCCCAGCCAGGGGGAAAACTCTTGGTGGCGGTAGTGGATGATGCAGGTgttgagcagcacagcagctgagaggtCAATGGCTGTGACCTAGAGCAAAAAAACTTGTGCCAGGAGCCGAAccagcaggactggggggaCAGGAGCATGCCCAGTGCCCACTCACCTGCAGGCTGGTCTTCAGGGAATTGAGGCACACGATGCGTTGGCGActctgggagaggagaaggccaTCTagggagagagagcaggagaagtgAGGGGTGGCGGAAGGCAGAGGTGACACCCCTGACCAATGAGAGCCCTCCTGATCCTGGCTACTTGCCCTCCAGCTGGAGATCTACACTCATTTGGTCCAGGTCTGAGGTGGGCGTGAAGTTGCGCAGTGGGATTTGCTCCTCTTCACGCTGatatagaaactgcagcagcttcaggctCCAGGTGAGGTGCCTGCAAGCAGGAAagaggcactgccaggaggGAACTGCACCATTGTATCCTCCATCTCTCATCCTCAGCTGACTGGCATGCCGGCACAGACAAAGACACCAGCCAgcgcccagctgcagcacagcccagtgctctcatcccatcagC contains:
- the BLTP2 gene encoding bridge-like lipid transfer protein family member 2 isoform X1, which translates into the protein MDSINVMVLHVATSESLWHIQASKARLLLNGSGKSLTCEVSLTKVNSKVLRSSQLDDACLAELTLAFSLSLELSTKQQLVGVRLRVWTLQAELHEGLFCSPLLHRVAAGAQHSSMEEQHSADPREPLKSLSLLGRDTLQLIPRRVEVKLENTSTVLSMNSQKRHLTWSLKLLQFLYQREEEQIPLRNFTPTSDLDQMSVDLQLEDGLLLSQSRQRIVCLNSLKTSLQVTAIDLSAAVLLNTCIIHYRHQEFSPWLGLLAQEYRCQAVPVPSQGHKGRSYPQIIAPIILCASLSNVNVSVQLGDTPPFALGFNSISADYQHLRPQSVHQRVVLAVDHLCWRVGNDSHIQRAPHPPNMHVWGEALILDSFNLQGSYNQPLGTSSAQSDTLFLDCTIRGLQVESSDTCTECLARVLPLFCPRPSGAELPKQPSSAPSEPWGLLWKVDLKVEDVNLFTLSALVGALELRLDTLTVLGSAESCTVSVQGMVLALVKSITEKMQPCCKAPAIPNPVANLSMLSVTYHSSIRSLEVQCGEGLVMLWSPPDHMHLYHHTLATLQCHEALRSALGHGTPPSLPPESPVPHLATPTETPGFLQPDGSSPKRLLSLSLELSSAKLTAFVSEANYISMAAERTSVSWHGGALHGYCPELAAGFDGHSIFSFKEVEVKLLPELEEVILHRCAFPTLRTLRNRGWAFSFASVTIEFPYQYDFSRTLDAAMGVQKWLKGLHRHGHPASTALPPDLLLKVTHFSWVFLDDVFEVKLRDNYELMKDESKESAKRLQLLDAKVAALRKQHGELLPARKIEELYASLEKKNIEIYIQRSRRLYANTPMRRALLTWTLAHLELVAMADESFHGTERVLEQMRDMDNVSPFPAEGLEMVTQWCRMMKGRVGSFFVRIRDYPRYLFEIRNWQLSGRLIGAEQCGQACSRRRQVLKLGLPWGDATVERNMPPLKFYHDFHSEISQYTIVWGPCWDPAWTLIGQCVDLLTKPSEDPSAPLPWWDKSRLLFHGDWHMDIEQANLHQLATEDPYNTTENMHWEWNHLSFHWKPGQFVFKGNLDINVRTASKYDDCCFLHLPDLCMTLDLQWLCHGNPHDHHGVVLRSPEFLPEVPVGQQYDSYRAFRSENLNLSIRMDLTRPSEEHSQPRILLYSSTLRWMQNFWATWTSVTRPICRGKLFNNMKPSKKKLGQHYKQLSYTALFPRLQVHYWASFAQQRGIQVECCQGHIFTRGTQRLIPQAGTVMRRLISEWSITQMVSDLSQVTVHLMASTCDESADHRLDTLVKKTHLLSLSSLTYQRHSNRTAEEELPLRDGDDGFHTHQLHLVDLRASWTTTNRDIAFGLYDGYKKAAVLKRNLSTEALKGLKIDTQLQAKKLKRGPLSAHSVPAKVTAPITSGRPERASSGGAYMLQKLIEETDKFVVFTEEESGASEQLCGIAACQTDDIYNRNCLIELVNCQMMLRGAETEGCVIVSAAKAQLLQCQHHPAWYGDTLKQKTSWTCLLDGMQYFATTESSPTEREHGQLWLEVKNIEEHRQRSLDSVQELMESGQAVGGMVSTTTDWNQPSEAQQTQQVQRIISRCSCRMYYISYSHDIDPELATQIKPPETPANQEKEDLLKKQQGAVDTFTLIHHDLEISTNPAQYAMILDIVNNLLLHVEPKRKEHSEKKQRVRFQLEISSNPEEQRNSILHLQEAVRQHVAQIRQLEKQMYSNVKSLQDDSKNETLLDLNHRLQQQLSQEKADLQLESEELNILIRCFKDFQLQRANKMELRKQPEDVSVARRTEFYFAQARWRLTEEDGQLGIAELELQRFLYSKVNKTDDTAEHLLELGWVTMNNLLPNAVYKVVLRPQSSCQSGRQLALRIFSKVRPPVGGISIKEHFEVNVVPLTIQLTHQFFHRMMGFFFPGRNVEEEEVGDEEDKSKLVTTGIPVVKPRQLIVADDSLGPGKGVAQGLNRTSGVRRSFRKAPEHPVDDIDKMKERAAMNNSFIYIKIPQVPLCVSYKGEKNSVDWGDLNLVLPCLEYHNNTWTWLDFAMAVKRDSRKALVAQVIKEKLRLKPAAGAESRGKLESKSDGAIQQQEEDEKARLLIGLSVGEKNPSKKSIFGRRK